From Halotia branconii CENA392, the proteins below share one genomic window:
- the rsgA gene encoding small ribosomal subunit biogenesis GTPase RsgA: protein MKVFPDGQLLGTVLAVQANFYKVQLDVDDKEINACFLLCTRRTRLKKIGQQVMVGDRVVIEEPDWSGRRGAIADVLPRQTQLDRPPIANTNQILLVFAVAEPPLEPYQLSRFLVKAESTELDVLLCLNKSDLVSPEVQQQICDRLLAWGYRPLFISVKNQINIDQAAKYLSNKITVIAGPSGVGKSSLINTLIPHANLRVGEVSGKLARGRHTTRHVELFELPHGGLLADTPGFNQPDLDCTPEELVYYFPEVKERLAVGSCRFSDCLHRDEPDCVVRGDWERYQHYLEFLDEAIARQTQLHQQADPESNMKLKSKGKGQSQYEPKLESKKYRRVSRKTQLQALQDLYQESED, encoded by the coding sequence ATGAAAGTTTTTCCTGATGGGCAGTTGCTAGGTACAGTGTTAGCTGTACAAGCAAATTTTTACAAAGTTCAACTAGATGTAGACGACAAAGAAATAAATGCTTGTTTTCTTTTATGTACCCGTAGAACACGCCTAAAAAAAATTGGCCAACAAGTGATGGTGGGCGATCGCGTGGTCATAGAAGAGCCAGATTGGTCTGGAAGACGCGGGGCGATCGCTGATGTTCTCCCGCGTCAAACTCAGTTAGATCGCCCACCAATCGCCAATACTAACCAAATCCTGCTGGTTTTTGCTGTTGCTGAACCACCTTTAGAACCTTATCAATTGAGTCGGTTTTTAGTGAAAGCTGAGTCTACTGAGTTAGATGTACTTTTATGTCTGAATAAAAGCGATTTGGTTTCGCCAGAGGTACAACAGCAAATTTGCGATCGCCTACTTGCTTGGGGCTATCGACCGCTGTTTATTAGTGTCAAAAATCAGATCAATATTGACCAAGCGGCTAAATATTTGAGCAATAAAATTACTGTCATTGCTGGGCCTTCCGGTGTGGGTAAATCTAGCTTAATTAATACGTTGATTCCCCATGCTAACCTGCGCGTGGGAGAAGTTTCTGGTAAGTTAGCTCGTGGTCGCCATACCACCCGCCATGTAGAATTATTTGAATTGCCTCACGGTGGTTTATTAGCAGATACTCCTGGTTTTAATCAGCCTGACTTAGATTGTACCCCAGAAGAATTAGTCTATTATTTTCCAGAAGTTAAAGAAAGATTAGCGGTTGGTAGCTGTCGCTTTAGTGATTGTCTGCATCGAGACGAACCCGATTGTGTAGTGCGAGGAGATTGGGAACGCTATCAACATTATTTAGAATTTTTGGACGAAGCGATCGCTCGTCAAACTCAGCTACACCAACAAGCTGATCCAGAATCAAACATGAAATTAAAATCTAAAGGCAAGGGTCAAAGTCAATACGAACCAAAGCTAGAAAGTAAAAAATATCGTCGAGTTTCTCGTAAAACTCAATTGCAAGCGTTACAAGATTTGTATCAGGAAAGTGAAGACTAA
- a CDS encoding type II secretion system F family protein, which produces MPTYVARIRDPQGKSRKEKIVAPSLAQARTNLRDQGFVVQDLKQSLGFQASFDLQKIQNSFVKVSIKEKAVFSRQLATLVNAGVAIVRSLGVLADQCTNSKLKQALVDISNDVQSGVNLSDSMRKHPECFDGLYVSMIQAGEVGGVLDEVLNRLAKLLEDVARLQNQIKSALAYPTVVGFLATAIFVGMTVFLIPIFAGIFKDLGTELPALTEFLMTCSTILRSWWSLGIVGFLVGANIAFKQYYKTRVGKETVDRLSLKLPLFGDLIQKSSVARFSRTFGALARSGVPILTSLEIVRDTSGNQVVANAIDAARLEIQQGGMISIALQKDQVFPAMAIQMISIGEETGEIDAMLMKIADFYEDEVEQAVKALTSILEPIMIVVLGGMVGTIILAMYLPLFKVFEKLG; this is translated from the coding sequence ATGCCAACTTACGTTGCTCGTATTCGAGACCCACAAGGAAAATCTAGAAAAGAAAAAATTGTTGCCCCATCTTTGGCACAAGCCCGAACTAATCTTAGAGACCAGGGTTTTGTAGTACAAGATCTCAAACAATCTTTGGGCTTTCAAGCAAGTTTTGACTTGCAAAAAATCCAAAATTCTTTCGTCAAAGTTTCTATTAAGGAAAAAGCGGTTTTCTCTCGTCAACTTGCTACTTTGGTGAATGCAGGAGTGGCAATTGTCAGAAGTCTGGGTGTACTGGCTGATCAGTGTACTAATTCTAAACTAAAACAAGCTTTAGTTGATATTAGCAACGATGTTCAAAGCGGAGTTAACCTTTCTGACTCTATGCGTAAACATCCTGAATGTTTTGATGGATTATATGTCAGCATGATTCAAGCTGGTGAGGTTGGTGGTGTACTTGATGAAGTGCTAAATCGCCTCGCTAAGTTATTAGAAGATGTTGCTCGATTACAAAATCAAATTAAATCAGCCCTAGCTTATCCAACAGTCGTAGGTTTTTTAGCTACCGCTATCTTTGTAGGGATGACGGTTTTTTTAATTCCTATTTTTGCTGGTATTTTCAAAGATTTAGGAACAGAATTACCTGCTCTGACTGAATTTTTGATGACTTGTAGTACCATTTTAAGAAGTTGGTGGTCTTTAGGGATTGTAGGTTTTTTAGTAGGTGCAAATATTGCTTTTAAGCAGTACTACAAAACCCGTGTTGGAAAGGAAACAGTTGACCGTCTTTCTTTAAAATTGCCTTTGTTTGGTGACTTGATTCAAAAATCTTCTGTTGCTCGCTTTAGTCGCACTTTTGGAGCTTTAGCTCGTTCAGGTGTACCAATTTTGACTTCTTTGGAAATTGTGCGAGATACTTCAGGAAATCAAGTAGTTGCAAATGCCATAGATGCAGCACGTCTAGAAATTCAACAAGGAGGCATGATTAGTATTGCCTTGCAAAAAGATCAAGTTTTCCCTGCTATGGCAATTCAGATGATTAGTATTGGCGAAGAAACGGGAGAAATAGATGCAATGTTGATGAAAATTGCTGACTTTTATGAAGATGAAGTTGAGCAAGCAGTCAAAGCATTAACTAGTATTTTAGAACCAATAATGATCGTAGTTTTAGGGGGCATGGTTGGGACGATTATTTTAGCCATGTATCTGCCTTTGTTTAAGGTATTTGAAAAGTTGGGCTAG
- a CDS encoding saccharopine dehydrogenase family protein, translated as MTDRVLILGGRGRIGSSVAEDLATHTHAQITITGRSPEIGRDVSLSGGEKIKYLVLDLAEIGKLQEAIANSDLVIHCAGPFHYRDANVLKLCIEQGVNYLDVSDHRSYTNKAVNYREQAAVAGVTAIVNTGIFPGISNSMVRQGVEQFDQAEKIHLSYLVSGSGGAGVTVMRTTFLGLQHPFVAWIDEKWQTIKPYSEREIIEFPCPYGRSGVYWFDMPETFTLPHAFPSIKTVITKFGSIPDFYNHLTWIAAHIFPKQLMQQHRAIEFLSYVSHFMTDITNRFSGIGVAVRSEVTGLKNGATAVYCSTLVHENTAVASGCGTGSIAQLLLEGKLKKPGVWPVEEALSTDLFEYAMQSRKIKIHHHWL; from the coding sequence ATGACAGACCGCGTTTTAATTCTTGGAGGACGGGGACGGATTGGTAGCAGTGTTGCTGAGGATTTAGCCACTCACACCCACGCACAAATTACGATTACTGGACGTTCCCCAGAAATAGGCAGGGATGTAAGCTTGTCTGGGGGAGAAAAAATCAAGTATTTGGTTTTAGACTTAGCAGAAATTGGTAAACTGCAAGAAGCGATCGCTAACTCTGATTTAGTCATTCATTGTGCAGGGCCATTTCATTACCGAGACGCTAACGTTCTCAAACTCTGCATAGAACAAGGCGTTAACTATCTAGATGTCAGCGACCACCGTTCTTATACCAACAAGGCTGTAAATTATCGTGAACAAGCCGCAGTTGCTGGGGTGACAGCAATTGTTAATACAGGGATTTTTCCTGGTATTTCTAATAGTATGGTACGTCAAGGTGTCGAGCAATTTGATCAAGCAGAAAAAATTCATCTCAGTTATTTAGTTTCTGGTTCTGGTGGTGCTGGTGTCACAGTTATGCGAACAACTTTTTTAGGATTGCAACATCCTTTTGTGGCATGGATAGATGAAAAGTGGCAAACAATCAAGCCTTACAGCGAAAGAGAAATAATTGAGTTTCCATGCCCCTATGGACGCAGTGGGGTTTACTGGTTTGATATGCCAGAAACCTTTACACTGCCCCACGCTTTCCCATCAATTAAAACTGTTATTACTAAATTTGGTTCTATTCCCGATTTTTACAATCACCTGACATGGATTGCAGCCCACATTTTTCCCAAACAATTAATGCAGCAGCATAGGGCAATTGAGTTTTTATCTTATGTCAGCCACTTTATGACAGATATCACTAATCGTTTTAGTGGTATTGGGGTAGCAGTACGTTCAGAAGTTACAGGGCTAAAAAATGGTGCAACAGCTGTTTATTGTTCAACTCTAGTCCATGAAAATACAGCGGTGGCTTCTGGTTGTGGAACGGGAAGTATTGCCCAATTACTGTTAGAAGGAAAACTCAAAAAACCAGGAGTTTGGCCAGTAGAAGAAGCACTATCAACAGATTTATTTGAATACGCAATGCAAAGCCGAAAAATTAAAATTCATCATCATTGGCTTTAG
- a CDS encoding type IV pilus twitching motility protein PilT: MEMMIEDLMEQMIEMGGSDLHLSAGLPPYFRISGKLTPIGDQVLSADQCQRLIFSMLNNTQRKTLEQTWELDCSYGVKGLARFRVNVYKERGAYAACLRALSSKIPNFEKLGLPDVVREMSDKPRGLILVTGPTGSGKTTTLAAMIDLINRTKAEHILTVEDPIEFVYEPIKSLVHQRQLGEDTKSFANALKAALREDPDIILVGEMRDLETISLAISAAETGHLVFGTLHTSSAAQTVDRIIDVFPHERQTQVRVQLSNSLVAVFSQTLVSKKNPKPGEYGRVMAQEILIVTPAVSNLIREGKTSQIYSAIQTGGKLGMQTLEKVLADLYKAGTISFEAAMSKTSKPDEIQRLIGTAAPQAGAKPGVGAAKAH; encoded by the coding sequence ATGGAAATGATGATTGAAGACTTGATGGAGCAGATGATTGAAATGGGTGGCTCGGATTTACATTTATCCGCAGGTTTGCCTCCCTACTTCCGTATCAGTGGCAAACTCACTCCCATAGGCGACCAAGTATTGAGTGCTGACCAGTGCCAAAGACTAATTTTTAGTATGCTTAACAATACCCAGCGTAAAACCCTAGAGCAGACTTGGGAGTTGGATTGTTCTTATGGTGTTAAAGGTTTAGCTCGTTTCCGGGTCAACGTCTATAAAGAACGTGGTGCTTATGCTGCTTGTTTACGGGCGTTAAGTTCTAAAATTCCTAACTTTGAAAAATTAGGTCTGCCAGATGTAGTGCGGGAAATGTCAGATAAACCCAGAGGACTGATTCTAGTGACAGGGCCTACTGGTTCTGGTAAAACTACTACCCTAGCGGCCATGATTGACTTGATTAACCGCACCAAAGCTGAGCATATCTTAACAGTAGAAGACCCAATTGAATTTGTTTATGAACCCATCAAAAGTTTAGTCCACCAGCGACAGTTGGGTGAAGATACTAAAAGTTTTGCTAATGCCTTAAAAGCAGCTCTACGGGAAGATCCAGACATTATTCTAGTGGGAGAAATGCGGGATTTGGAAACAATTTCTTTGGCGATTTCGGCGGCGGAAACAGGACACTTGGTATTTGGTACACTGCATACCAGTTCTGCTGCACAAACCGTTGACCGGATTATTGATGTTTTCCCTCATGAAAGACAAACCCAAGTGCGGGTGCAGTTGTCTAACTCATTAGTGGCGGTATTTAGCCAAACTTTGGTATCCAAGAAAAACCCGAAACCAGGTGAGTATGGTCGGGTAATGGCTCAAGAAATTCTGATTGTAACTCCCGCTGTTTCTAACTTGATTCGAGAAGGTAAAACATCTCAAATCTACTCAGCAATTCAAACTGGTGGCAAATTGGGAATGCAGACTTTAGAAAAAGTTTTGGCTGATTTGTACAAAGCCGGAACTATCTCTTTTGAAGCGGCAATGTCTAAAACTTCCAAACCAGATGAAATTCAACGTCTGATTGGTACTGCCGCACCACAAGCAGGTGCAAAACCCGGTGTAGGGGCAGCTAAAGCACATTAA
- the dnaJ gene encoding molecular chaperone DnaJ, which produces MASDYYEILGVSRDADKEEIKQAYRRLARKYHPDVNKEPGAEERFKEINRAYEILSESDTRERYNRFGEAGVSGGAGVGFQDMGDMGGFADIFESIFSGFAGSGVGGQTQRRRSGPVRGDDLRLDLKLDFREAVFGGEKEIRISHLETCEVCSGSGAKPGTRPRTCATCTGSGQVRRVTRTPFGSFTQVSTCPTCNGTGMVIEDKCDACDGKGTNQVTKKLKITIPAGVDNGTRLRISQEGDAGQRSGPPGDLYVYLFVNEDEEFHRDGINVISEIKVSYLQAILGCRLEVNTVDGPVELIIPAGTQPNTVMKLENRGVPRLGNPVSRGDHMLTVLIDIPTKIIPEERELLEKLAKIKGDRTGKGGLEGFLGNLFK; this is translated from the coding sequence ATGGCCAGCGACTACTACGAAATTCTAGGTGTCTCTCGTGATGCCGATAAAGAAGAAATCAAACAAGCCTACCGCCGTTTAGCCCGGAAGTATCACCCAGATGTGAACAAGGAACCGGGGGCGGAGGAACGCTTTAAGGAAATTAACCGCGCTTATGAAATCCTTTCTGAGTCGGATACCAGAGAGCGTTATAACCGTTTTGGGGAAGCAGGTGTCTCAGGTGGTGCTGGCGTAGGCTTCCAAGATATGGGTGATATGGGCGGCTTTGCCGATATCTTTGAAAGCATTTTCAGTGGCTTTGCTGGTAGTGGTGTAGGTGGTCAAACGCAAAGACGGCGCAGCGGCCCGGTGCGTGGTGATGATCTACGCTTAGACTTGAAGTTAGACTTTCGAGAAGCGGTATTTGGCGGTGAAAAAGAAATTAGAATTTCACATTTAGAAACTTGTGAAGTTTGTAGCGGATCTGGTGCTAAACCAGGAACTCGTCCCCGTACCTGTGCAACTTGTACTGGCTCAGGTCAAGTCCGCCGTGTCACTAGAACGCCTTTTGGTAGTTTCACTCAAGTTTCAACTTGTCCGACTTGTAACGGTACAGGCATGGTAATTGAAGATAAATGTGACGCTTGTGATGGTAAAGGCACTAATCAAGTAACTAAAAAACTCAAAATTACTATTCCAGCAGGTGTTGATAATGGTACGCGTTTGCGGATTTCACAAGAAGGGGATGCAGGGCAACGCAGTGGCCCTCCTGGAGATTTGTACGTTTACTTGTTTGTGAATGAAGATGAAGAGTTCCATCGAGATGGAATTAACGTTATTTCAGAAATCAAAGTTAGTTACTTACAAGCCATTTTAGGCTGCCGTTTAGAAGTAAATACAGTCGATGGGCCAGTAGAGCTAATTATTCCCGCTGGAACCCAACCCAATACGGTAATGAAGTTGGAAAACCGTGGTGTACCTCGCTTGGGAAATCCTGTGAGTCGGGGGGATCACATGTTGACAGTGTTAATTGATATTCCCACTAAGATCATCCCAGAGGAAAGAGAGTTGCTAGAAAAACTGGCTAAAATTAAGGGAGACCGTACTGGTAAGGGTGGTCTAGAAGGATTCTTGGGAAATTTGTTTAAGTGA
- a CDS encoding GspE/PulE family protein, translating to MTYSSPQRRSTALTTRTEFSPFGNKLVQSGFVNTDQMRQALIESRKSGRPLTEVLESLTGQQLSPEFLRQYKKQQLFELKILYGVEFLDPEVNDVGNTMVGSLIETLIPVDICRRHRLVPLSKNEDQNPPYVLVAMVDPDNLEASDDLNRILRPQNLALQRMVITQEDYQQLINQYLDELAVRQKHLEQEKFTDINQDLENLGSLDIQDAPEEMEADLGSAMKGAEDAPVINLVNRILAKALHEKVSDIHIEPQEENLRIRFRKDGVLREAFDPLPKKIIPAVTARFKIIANLDIAERRLPQDGRIRRMFEGRKVDFRVNTLPSRYGEKVVLRILDNSSTQLGLNKLITDPETLQIVQDMVAKPFGLILVTGPTGSGKTTSLYSALSEKNDPGINISTVEDPIEYSLPGITQVQVIREKGLDFATALRAFLRQDPDVLLVGETRDKETAKTAIEAALTGHLVLTTLHTNDAPGAIARLGEMGIEPFMVSSSLIGVLAQRLVRRVCSDCRVPYTPTVEELARYGLSASQDVGVTFYKANSLTLESIAEAKAKNQVCPTCNGVGYKGRCGVYEVMRVTENLQTLINQEAPTERIKEVAVEEGMKTLLAYSLDLVRQGATTLEEVERVTFTDTGLEAELKAKRKSGLTCRTCDATLQPEWLDCPYCMTSRFQD from the coding sequence ATGACTTACTCGTCACCACAACGGCGCAGTACCGCTCTAACTACAAGAACAGAGTTTTCGCCCTTCGGCAACAAATTAGTACAGTCTGGTTTTGTCAATACCGACCAAATGAGACAGGCGCTGATTGAAAGTCGCAAGTCTGGCAGACCCCTGACGGAAGTGTTGGAGTCGCTCACCGGACAGCAGCTATCACCTGAGTTCCTCAGGCAGTACAAGAAACAGCAGCTATTTGAACTTAAAATACTATACGGCGTTGAATTTCTCGATCCGGAAGTCAATGACGTTGGCAATACGATGGTGGGGAGCCTGATTGAAACCCTGATCCCGGTAGATATTTGTCGTCGTCATCGCTTAGTGCCACTATCAAAAAATGAAGACCAAAACCCACCATACGTTTTGGTGGCAATGGTCGACCCGGATAATCTAGAAGCTTCGGATGATTTGAACCGCATCTTGCGCCCCCAAAACTTGGCATTGCAGCGCATGGTGATTACGCAAGAAGATTATCAACAGCTGATCAATCAATATTTAGATGAGTTGGCTGTGCGGCAAAAACATCTGGAACAAGAAAAGTTTACAGATATTAATCAGGACTTAGAAAACCTCGGCAGTCTTGATATCCAAGACGCACCTGAGGAAATGGAAGCTGACCTTGGTTCAGCAATGAAGGGTGCAGAAGATGCCCCAGTCATCAACCTCGTCAACAGAATCCTGGCTAAAGCTTTGCATGAGAAGGTTTCTGATATTCATATCGAACCGCAAGAAGAAAACTTACGCATTCGCTTTCGCAAGGATGGGGTATTGCGTGAAGCTTTCGATCCCCTGCCGAAAAAAATCATCCCAGCAGTGACAGCTCGATTTAAAATCATTGCTAACCTAGACATTGCCGAACGGCGTTTACCTCAAGACGGACGTATTCGGCGGATGTTTGAGGGACGTAAAGTGGATTTCCGGGTGAATACTTTGCCCAGTCGCTACGGGGAAAAAGTAGTACTGCGGATTTTGGATAACTCCTCCACTCAATTGGGATTGAATAAGTTAATTACCGATCCAGAGACTTTACAAATTGTCCAGGATATGGTAGCTAAACCTTTCGGTTTGATTTTGGTAACTGGACCGACTGGTTCAGGGAAAACAACCTCACTGTATTCAGCGCTCTCTGAAAAGAATGATCCTGGAATTAATATTAGTACTGTAGAAGACCCGATTGAGTATAGCTTGCCAGGGATTACTCAAGTACAGGTGATTCGGGAAAAAGGACTGGATTTTGCGACGGCGTTGCGGGCATTTTTGCGACAAGATCCGGATGTGCTGCTTGTAGGTGAAACGCGAGACAAAGAAACAGCAAAAACAGCAATTGAGGCTGCTTTAACTGGTCACTTAGTATTAACTACCTTACATACTAATGATGCCCCAGGAGCGATCGCTCGTCTAGGAGAAATGGGCATTGAACCGTTCATGGTTTCCAGTTCCCTGATTGGGGTTTTAGCACAGCGGCTAGTGCGGCGTGTATGTTCCGATTGCCGTGTTCCCTATACCCCCACGGTGGAAGAACTAGCTCGCTATGGTCTATCTGCTTCTCAAGATGTGGGAGTAACCTTCTACAAAGCTAACAGCCTGACATTAGAAAGCATTGCGGAAGCTAAAGCCAAAAATCAGGTATGTCCAACATGTAACGGCGTTGGTTACAAAGGTCGCTGTGGTGTTTATGAAGTCATGCGCGTCACTGAAAACCTGCAAACTTTAATCAACCAAGAAGCACCAACAGAACGCATTAAAGAAGTAGCTGTGGAAGAAGGCATGAAAACCTTGTTGGCCTACAGTCTGGACTTAGTACGTCAAGGTGCTACCACCCTTGAAGAAGTGGAACGGGTGACGTTTACCGACACAGGTTTAGAAGCCGAGCTAAAAGCCAAACGCAAGAGTGGTCTAACCTGCCGAACTTGTGATGCCACACTACAACCAGAATGGCTGGATTGTCCTTATTGCATGACATCTCGGTTTCAAGATTAG
- a CDS encoding sulfurtransferase TusA family protein: MQPSSLLTPDAQLDLRGTPCPINFVRTKLRLEQMSPGGLLEVWLDAGEPIEQVPDSLTMAGYQVEKITDCVGYFSLLVRHPVITS, encoded by the coding sequence ATGCAACCTTCTTCCTTATTAACTCCTGATGCTCAACTCGATTTGCGTGGCACTCCCTGCCCGATTAATTTTGTCCGAACAAAACTACGTCTAGAGCAAATGTCGCCCGGAGGTTTACTGGAAGTCTGGTTAGATGCTGGAGAACCAATTGAGCAGGTTCCTGATAGCTTGACAATGGCAGGTTATCAAGTAGAAAAAATTACAGATTGCGTTGGCTATTTTTCTTTGTTAGTACGCCATCCTGTAATTACCTCATGA
- the dnaK gene encoding molecular chaperone DnaK, with protein MGKVIGIDLGTTNSCVAVLEGGQPIVIASSEGGRTTPSIVGFGKGGDRLVGQLAKRQAVTNAENTIYSIKRFIGRRWDDTDTERDRVPYGCVKGRDDTVDVQIRGRNYTPQEISAMILQKLKQDAENFLGETATQAVITVPAYFTDAQRQATKDAGTIAGLEVLRIINEPTAAALAFGLDKQDQEQLILVFDLGGGTFDVSILQLGDGVFEVKATCGNNQLGGDDFDNCIVRWMIECFQQQEKLDLSQDKMALQRLREAAEKAKVELSNMANTSINLPFITADETGPKHMEMELSRSKFEELAGHLIEATIEPMIQALKDADLKPQDIDRIILVGGSTRIPAVQNALIKFFNGKAPDRSVNPDEAVALGAAIQAGVLGGEVDNLLLLDVTPLSLGIETLGEVFTKIIERNTTIPTSKSQVFSTAVDGQISVEIHILQGERAMSRDNKSLGKFLLAGIPPAPRGVPQIEVSFEIDVNGILKVSAQDKGTGREQSIRITNTGGLNTSEVERMRQEAEVFAEDDRRRKEVVELKNQANNLLSSYESTLKDNGSLIGEQMKVLAHEKVTQLQALMTNSDISLPEFQQCLDDFQQTLFAIGADVYNQASEQNSDEFEDTSDNLLPSDLEHPMNGTLIPQFNFDFDDESTAQADYEAID; from the coding sequence ATGGGAAAAGTTATAGGGATCGACTTAGGCACAACCAACAGTTGCGTCGCTGTTTTAGAAGGTGGTCAACCGATTGTGATCGCTAGTTCTGAAGGCGGACGAACCACTCCTAGTATTGTGGGATTTGGCAAGGGTGGCGATCGCTTAGTCGGTCAGCTGGCAAAACGCCAAGCCGTAACTAATGCTGAAAACACAATCTACAGTATCAAGCGATTCATCGGTCGGCGCTGGGATGATACTGATACAGAACGCGATCGTGTACCTTATGGCTGTGTTAAAGGTAGAGATGATACTGTAGATGTGCAAATTCGCGGACGTAACTACACACCGCAAGAAATATCTGCCATGATCTTGCAAAAGCTCAAGCAAGATGCAGAAAACTTCTTAGGTGAAACCGCTACTCAAGCAGTGATTACCGTACCAGCATATTTTACAGATGCCCAAAGACAAGCAACAAAAGACGCTGGTACGATTGCTGGGCTAGAAGTCTTACGGATCATCAATGAGCCAACCGCTGCTGCTTTAGCTTTCGGTTTAGATAAACAAGATCAAGAGCAGCTAATTTTAGTCTTCGACTTGGGAGGCGGTACTTTTGACGTATCAATCCTGCAACTTGGGGATGGAGTTTTTGAAGTTAAGGCTACTTGTGGCAATAACCAGTTGGGTGGAGACGACTTTGATAACTGTATCGTTCGTTGGATGATTGAATGCTTTCAGCAACAAGAAAAGTTAGACCTTTCTCAGGATAAAATGGCGTTGCAACGTCTGCGAGAAGCGGCAGAGAAGGCGAAAGTTGAACTCTCCAATATGGCGAATACTTCCATCAACTTGCCGTTCATCACCGCCGATGAAACAGGGCCAAAGCACATGGAGATGGAACTGAGCCGCTCTAAATTTGAAGAGTTGGCAGGGCATTTAATAGAAGCTACCATCGAACCGATGATCCAAGCGCTGAAAGATGCAGACTTGAAACCACAAGATATAGATCGGATTATTTTAGTAGGTGGCTCTACTCGTATTCCCGCAGTTCAAAATGCCCTGATCAAGTTTTTTAATGGCAAAGCTCCTGATCGTTCTGTTAACCCTGATGAAGCAGTGGCTTTAGGAGCTGCTATTCAAGCAGGAGTTTTGGGCGGTGAAGTAGATAACCTTCTGTTATTGGATGTCACGCCGCTGTCCTTGGGAATTGAAACTTTGGGAGAAGTATTTACCAAAATAATTGAACGCAATACCACAATTCCTACCAGCAAGTCTCAAGTTTTTTCCACAGCCGTTGACGGGCAAATTTCAGTAGAAATTCACATCCTCCAAGGTGAACGAGCTATGTCCAGGGATAATAAAAGTCTAGGCAAGTTTCTCTTGGCAGGAATCCCGCCGGCTCCCCGTGGTGTGCCGCAAATAGAAGTATCTTTTGAAATTGATGTCAACGGTATCCTCAAAGTTTCTGCCCAAGACAAAGGTACAGGTAGAGAGCAAAGCATTCGGATTACTAATACAGGTGGATTAAATACCAGTGAAGTAGAACGAATGCGGCAAGAGGCAGAAGTATTTGCGGAAGATGACAGAAGACGCAAAGAAGTAGTTGAACTGAAAAACCAAGCAAATAATCTTTTGTCTAGCTACGAATCTACCTTGAAAGATAACGGTAGCTTAATTGGCGAACAGATGAAAGTCTTAGCCCATGAAAAAGTTACACAACTCCAAGCCTTGATGACTAACTCTGATATTTCACTTCCAGAGTTTCAGCAGTGCTTAGATGATTTCCAACAAACTTTATTTGCTATTGGTGCGGATGTTTATAACCAAGCGAGTGAGCAAAATAGTGATGAATTTGAAGATACTTCAGATAATTTGCTGCCCTCAGACTTAGAGCATCCCATGAATGGAACCCTAATACCACAATTTAATTTTGATTTTGATGACGAAAGTACAGCACAGGCTGATTATGAAGCGATAGATTAG
- the grpE gene encoding nucleotide exchange factor GrpE, translating to MMDENKQVNNISQQLGEPTEVKQVMMSDSPAPINSNESGSEVTEQVAAQNNVSADTTVTQDDSIAATQNAEVETAALAALTQQIESLKTQLEERSTQYMRIAADFENYRKRTQKEKEELDAQVKRNTILELLPIVDNFERARSHLKPQSEGEMTMHKSYQGVYKQLVDCLKRIGVSPMRPEGQEFDPNLHEAVMREPTDEHPEGTVLEELVRGYYLGDRVLRHAMVKVAAPKEDMPPAQENQASPADS from the coding sequence ATGATGGATGAAAATAAACAAGTAAACAATATAAGCCAGCAATTGGGTGAACCAACAGAGGTAAAGCAAGTAATGATGAGTGACTCCCCAGCCCCAATAAACTCTAACGAATCTGGCAGCGAGGTTACTGAGCAAGTGGCAGCCCAAAATAATGTATCAGCAGATACGACAGTTACACAAGACGATAGCATCGCTGCAACTCAAAATGCTGAGGTAGAAACAGCAGCTTTGGCTGCATTGACTCAACAAATTGAGTCTTTAAAAACTCAACTAGAAGAACGCAGTACTCAATACATGCGGATTGCGGCAGATTTTGAAAATTACCGTAAACGCACACAAAAAGAAAAAGAAGAATTGGACGCACAGGTGAAGCGGAATACAATTCTGGAATTACTGCCAATCGTTGATAATTTTGAACGGGCGCGATCGCATCTTAAGCCTCAAAGTGAAGGCGAGATGACTATGCACAAAAGTTATCAAGGTGTCTACAAACAATTGGTAGATTGTCTAAAACGCATAGGTGTATCACCAATGCGTCCTGAAGGGCAAGAATTTGATCCCAACCTTCATGAAGCAGTAATGCGGGAACCTACGGATGAACATCCAGAAGGAACAGTGTTAGAAGAGTTAGTACGCGGATATTATTTGGGCGATCGCGTGCTGCGCCATGCAATGGTTAAAGTGGCTGCTCCTAAGGAGGATATGCCACCCGCACAGGAAAATCAGGCGAGTCCAGCTGATAGTTAA